The sequence below is a genomic window from Desulfobulbaceae bacterium.
GTTTTTCCGAGGTATTTAATGACATGACGCGCCGGTTGCGGGTTTCCCTGGAGGAGCTCGACAACTACAACCGGTCCTTAGAGCACAAGGTCAGCGAGAGAACCAGAGAGTTACGTGAAGCCCAAAGTGAACTCCTGCAGCAAGCCCATGAGGCCGGTATGGCTGAGATGGCGGTTGGCGTCCTCCATAATATCGGCAATGCCATCACCCCTGCTAAGGTTGACGCCGCTTTGCTGCAACGCCGTCTGCGAGACTCCGCTATTCGGACCAATCTGCCCAAGGCATTCGAAAAAATTCATGCCGCACTCGAACACCCGGGTCAACTCTCCGCTGAAGATAAACAGCGATTGCTAACAATTATCAAACTCCTGCCCAAAGGAATTATAGAAGAATATGACCAGGCAATCATAGAATTGAATAAAATTTGTACAAAGCATGAACATATAGAAGGAATAATCTGCCTGCAGATGAGATATGCCCGCCTTATAGGGGAAGAAGAGAGGATAAACCTGAACCGGGTTGTCAATGATGCCCTGACAATGTTGGCTGATTCGTTGACCCACCGTGCCATAACACTTGACGTTCAACTTGCCGAAATTCCACCAGTACGAATTGAACAAGCCAAGATGATTCAAATCGTCATCAACCTGATTAAGAATGGTTATGAAGCCATGGATAGCCCGGATCTTTCAGAGAGAAAACTCTCAATTGCAACAGCCTTGCAACATGGCTCCCCGGCCCAGGTTGTGTTGTCGGTCAGTGACACGGGCTTCGGCTTTGACCAGGAAGAAGAGAAAAAATTGTTTCAGTTCGGGTACACGACAAAGGTAACAGGGTCCGGGTTCGGTCTTCATTCTTGCGCCAATTTTCTCATTGCTCACAATGGCACCCTCTCCGCCTACAGTACTGGAAAGGGACAAGGGGCTAAATTTGTGGTAAAACTTCCAGCCATTACCGAAGAGTCATAAAGAACCCCTTTCCCCAGAGGGTATTTTGTGATACAAAAAAAATGTATCTATTCAGGTTGATGGGGCCTTCAGGTTGAAGGCTGTCAGCCAAAGCAACACGAAACATTCAATATTGGAACACCATGGTTGACACAAATCAAAAGATACTTGTCATTGACGATGACCAAGAGATATGGAAGGCCTATAAAAAGGTTCTTGAATACCGGAGTCTCCCAGAAACTTCCACCGGCAAGCAACTTGCCGCCCTGTTGACAGAAGGGATAAACACTCCTGGCCCAGAGTCCCCACACCAACCTCACTTTGAACTTAGTTACGCCTCCCAGGGCCAAAATGGCTATACAATGCTGAAAGAGGCTGCCGCCTGCGGCAGCCCTTATTCTGTAGCCTTCATCGATATCAGGATGCCTCCCGGCTGGGACGGGATGGAGACTGCCGCCCGCATCAGGCAGTTCGACCCCAATGTCGAAATTGTTATTGTCACGGCCTATACAGACCGTTCACGGGAAGAGATTGTCAGAACGGTAGGGGCGCCGGAAAAGTTGCTTTTCTTACGCAAGCCCTTCGACCCGGAAGAGCTTTTCCAACTGGCCCTCTCTTTAAGTGAAAAATGGCGGCTCGGTCATATGGAGGAAATAGCCAGGGCCGCCCTGAGCGAGTCTGAAACCCGGTTCCGCTGCTTAGTTGAAACAACTCCTGATTTTGTCTGGGAAATGGACATTCAGGGAAAGTACATCTATTGTTCTCCGGCCTGCGAAAGGATTTACGGTTTCCGGCCTGACGAGTTGATGGGACAACCATTTTATACAAAATTACTGCCGCAGAACAGGGCCGAGGGCTACCGAAAATCCTTTGAACAAGGGTTAGTAGACTTTGATTTTCTGGCAGGAGCACAGGGCCACTGCTGGCAGAACCGAGACGGTTCCGAGGTGCATATCGAATCAAGCGCCACCCCAATCATCGATGAACAGGGCCAACTCACAGGATTCAGGGGGATTGACCGCAATGTTAGCGAGCGCAACAGGATCCTTGCCGAGAAAAAAAGTCTTGAAGAACAGTTCAGGCAGGCCCAGAAGATGGAAGCCCTTGGCACCTTGGCCGGCGGTATTGCCCATGACATGAACAACCTCCTCACTCCCATCCTGGGCTATGCCGAGATGAGCCTTATTGACGTTCCACCGGACACCCCCTTGTTCAATGGCTTAAAAACTATTTCCCAAAGTGCCAGCAAAGCCGCAGACCTTATCAGCCAGATCCTGATCTTCAGCCGAAAAAAGAATTTTACCCCTGCCATTCTTGAGCTGAATACTGTTATTCAGGAGTGCACTAAAATGCTCTCAAGAATGATCAGAGAAGACATTGATCTCCAATTTACATTGACGGAGCACTCCTGGCCGGTCTTTGTTGACAAGGGACAGATAGAGCAAGTTCTGATCAATCTGGTGGTCAACGCCCGCGATGCAATCCATGGCAACGGTACAATTGTCGTGAGCACCGCCAACGTTTCAATCCCACCTGACCAGATGATAACGGACACCAACAAGAGTACTTTTTGCGGTGATTATGTGGTCCTTGCTGTTCGTGATACAGGGTCGGGCATAGAATCGGAGATCCTTGAAAAGATTTTTGAACCATTTTACACCACCAAGGAGGTGGGAAAGGGCACGGGTCTGGGTCTGGCGACGGTGTATGGTGCCATCCATGAATTTGATGGCCATATTGTTATCGACAGCACCCCCAACCAGGGAACAACATTTAACCTCTATCTGCCCCGCTCACAGGATGGGCCTCGACAAAAGGCGCCTGAGGCAATAAGTCCAGCTGTCGTTGGCGGCACAGAAACCATCCTGGTCGTTGAGGATGACCCGACCGTTCAGCGTCTGGCTGTAGCCGTTTTACAGGAACTAGGGTATCTGGTTTTATGCGCCGACAACGGTATTTCGGCACTGACAGAATTTGATTCTGCCGATGGCAACATCGATCTTCTCGTCTCTGATGTGATTATGCCCCTGCAAAACGGTGGAGACCTGGCGGCAACCCTTAGAGAAAGGAGTCCTGACCTGCCAGTACTTTTTTTCAGTGGCTACCCCAAAGACATTGCCCCACAGCATCTGTTGAGCTCTTCAAACACCAGTTTTATCCAAAAACCTTTCAGTACCCGCGACTTTGCCGCAAAGGTCCGAGACATCCTCGACTGGAAGCAATAATTGTTTTTTTAGGCGCACCTCAATTGACAGAGTTAGTAAAAAGAACTAAGTTGCAGCTACTGTTATTTTGACGAAACCTCCACTACAGGCAAGGTTAAGGTGTTTGTAGGATGGAGAGGAATAATCATCTCGCGTCAAGCATTACCCCTGCGTATCATGACAAATCGCCTCCCACTCCTTGCTTTTGCAATTATTCTTGGTCTGCTTGTCTTCCTGGTCGGCAGCTCAGGTGACCTAAGACACGGCTTTGCAGACCGTGGGGAAAAATTCTATTACTTCAATCCTGACTCTCCCCAAAGTAATATGTCCCGCTTAAAGGTAGAGATGGATTCTTTCCTCAAAGAGGCAAATTTCGCCTTCTCGTTTACCCCTTTTGCCCGTTTTAGTGATTTTGATCGTCTCAGCAAGGTTGTGCCACCAAATTTTGTTCTGTTGCCCCAGTGGTATTTTGAGGAGAACCGGGAAAAGATGCAATTTATCCCTCTCCTCATCCCAACCCGTAATGGCACCACCTCCTACCGGAAATTATTACTCACATCTAAAAACTCGGACACCACGCTCTCAACCCTTTCAAAAAGGACCATCGCCATGACCTTTCTGGGAACCGATGGCTATTCAGGTCTGGGCAAGCTGCTTCTTGCCCAGCACCACATAAACGTCAATGATGTTAACATCATCGTGACCCCCAAGGATTCAGATGCACTTTTCGCGCTGGTCCTGGGCCAGGTCGACATGGCTCTGGTGAGTGAAGAGAATTTAGCAAGTATTGGCAAGGTCAATCCAATAATTTCGGAATCAGTTCGGACCTTGACAGAAACCATCCCAATATCCCTGCCGGTATTGTGTTATAGAAAAGGAACAATAACGCTAGAAAAAGTAGAAGAGATGAAAAAGCTCTTTTTAGGAAGTAATAAGAAAGCAGTCGCAATCATGGACATATTACAATTCGATGGCTGGCAAGAATATTATAATTAGGGTGGCAATCATCCTCCTGTTTTGGCTCTTTGTCGTTCCTTCCGGGGCAAAAGAGCAGACCTCTATTGCTGTCCTTCTCAGCAGCTCTGAGGATATCTATGCCGAGACAGCAGCCGCCTTTGCTTCTGAGGTGGGGCTTCCTGTGCATATCTATAATCTGCAGGGTGATGTGAAAAAAAACCCAGACCTCAAGAAAGAACTCTTCGCCGATAAGCCCAGTCTGATTTTTGCCTTGGGGGCCAAAGCTGCCTATGTCGCAAAACTGTGGACAAAGGATACGCCGGAGATCAAGGTCATTTTCTCAATGGTTCTCAACTGGCAACAGTACCATCTCCTTGAGGGTCAGGACAATGTTGCCGGCATTGCCGCCGAAGTCGCACCCGGCACCCAGTTTGTCAACCTGACCACGATCATGCCAAAAATCAAACGGATTGGGGTTATCTACAGTGAAGAGAACTCAAGCCAGATTATTGCCGACGCCAGGCAGAAAGCACGGGTCCTTGGCGTGGAGCTTGTGGCAATTCCCATCGACCGTCCCGAGGCCTTCCAAACGGCCTACAAAAAGATCCGTTGGCAGCTTGATGCCTTCTGGGTCCTTAATGATCCGATCACATTCAGCCTTGAAAACATGGCATGGCTGGCGGAAAAATGCATCAAGGATCGGTTAATCTGCCTTGGTCAGTCGGAAAATATTGTAAAACAGGGATTATCCATCTCGGTTAACACGGAGTCAAGAGACATCGCCAGTCAGGCCGCCTCACTGGCACGAAACATTCTGCTCGGCAGCCAGAATGTGAAAGAAATAGGGGTGATGCCACCCTTGGGTACTAATATTGCCATCAACATCAAAACCATCGGCAAAATTGGTGTCCAAATAGATCAACTCACCCTTAATATGGCCACCACGATTTTTGACGAGTAGTCCCCAAAAGAGCGCTCAAAGTCTGTCCGCAAAGAAAGAAGCTTGCTCTCCTCGCCCTACGCCAACAAACCAAGTTCCCGAAGCTGGCCTTGAAGTACGCCGGTAGTGACCGGTTTAGTCAAATAGGCGTTACATGCCCCTCTCCCGTATGCATCAACAATATTGCCGCTGTCGGCCAGTGCCGTTATCATAACCACCTTGACCCGATCAGCGGCGGCAATGCCGGTACTCACCTCAATTTCGCGAATCTTCGTTAAGGTCTCTTGACCGCCAAGTTCAGGCATCATAATATCGAGACAAATCAAGTCATATGGTTCCTGCCGAAACAGAGCTTCTTGAAATTTATCCACCGCTTCCACACCATTCATTGCCTCATGGGTGGTCCCGTAACCTGACATCACATCCTTCAACAATTCACGACAAATCGACTCATCTTCAACAACAAGTGTTTTCATTCCGTGCATCCTCCCCATAGATTCACTACCCAAAATGTTTATCAACTGTGGCAATTCTGCTGTGAATAGGCGGCACAACCAGATCATCAATCCACACATCCAAGACCGTTGGTCTACCGCAAGCAATAATATCATCAATCAATTCCTGGCTCAGGGGATTGTCCATATCAATCCGAATGCCTCTTGCTCCGAGCCCTTCCGCTACCTTTACGAAATCCACCCGTGTAAAACGGGACGGCAATCCTTCCGGTATCGGCTTTTTAAAGAGCCGACGCCCATGATACACCATCCCCAACATGGCATTATTAAAAACCACCCAAATAACCGGCACCTTATGCTCAACTGCGGTGGCCACCTCAAACCCATTCATCAGAAACGAGCCGTCACCCACCATAGCCACCACCGTCCGGTCTGGCACCGCGAGTTTAGCGCCAACCGGCGCCGCAACGGCATACCCCATTGAACCAAATCCCAACGAGACAAAAAAAGAGTAGGGCTTACAAATGACCATGTGGCGGATGGCCCAGGCCATGGTAGTGCCGATATCGGCAAAATAGATGGTGTCGGCGGGGCAATAGTGCTGCAGTTCCATAACTAAGCGCTTGGGATGGTAGAGATTTTCTCTGGTACTGATATCCTCCTTAACGATGGAGTGCCTCGCCTTGATTTTAGCAAGGTTCCCTGCCACATTCTCAGATGACCGTGCCGTACTCCTGGCCGATCGTTCATCCACAATGGCCTTGCTGAGCTCTTTAAGGTTCATGCGGGCATCACCGACCAGACCCACCGAGGCACAGTAATTCCGACCAATTTTCTCAGGATCGATATCAATGTGGATAAGATGGTCAGCTGGGCCGATCCGCTCATCCCATCCACTGGTCATCATCTCGCTAAAACTGGTACCAACCCCCAGGAGAACATCAATATCTTCTCCGGTAATATACTCTTTTGCCACCGGGTTTCCGGCAAAACCGAGCACTCCAAGGGAAAGAGGGTGGTTTTCAGGGAATACCCCTTTGGCCTTTGGTGAGGTAGCCACCGGCACCTGAAGGAGTTGGGCCAATTCAAGGAGTTCATAGGCGGCCCTTGACATTACAACACCCCACCCGGCAATAATAACCGGTCGTTTGGCCTTAACCAACAATTGGGCCGCCTTTCGGACCGCTTCCTCATCAAAGAGCCTGGTTGTAGACAGAAGGGTACAAATCCCCTGGTCGGTAACATCTTTTTTCATTAAATCAGTGGGCAGATTCAGGTGGGTCGGCCCGGTCGGGCCGGTCATGGCCAGACGTACCGCCTTTTGCAGCATATACTGAGCCCGGCTCTCGGTAATCAGCATGCCGCTGTACTTGGTAAAATTTCGAAAAATATTGGTAATATTCACACCTTCCGCACCGGACTCCTGGATCGCCCCCTTTCCAAAGACCGAGATGGCAACCTGGCCGGTAAGGGCCAACACCGGAACGTAGTCGGCGGAGGATGAAGCCAGGCCGTTGATCAAATTCGCGGCACCCGGCCCGGCCGTCGCGGTACAAACACCAAGTCTGCCGGAAATCCTGGCAAAGCCGTCGGCCATAAAGGCCGCACCCTGCTCATGCTTGGCGATAATTGGTTTAATACCCGCCGTATTTTCATAGAGGGCCACATTAAGGTCTTCAATGGCCCCACCCGGAACCCCAAAGATATATTTGACCCCGAAATCACCCAACAACTTGATCATTAAGTCTGCAGTATTCACGAATGCCTCTCCTTTGTGGTAATTTTCCTTTTTCCCACATTTATCTTCACATAACTACCAGCAGCTGGTAAATAGTTTTTCATCATTTCCCCCCCAGTTTTTTTCACAGCACATGCTATTGAGATGCTCTACCACAAAGGAGCAGTTATTATGTTTACGTTTTATTATCGATCAGTTATCACCAGCTGGAAGATCTATGGTCTTGGCAAGGTTTTTTTTGCCCACTTAATCGGTGAATTCTTCTTAAGAAGTATTGCCTTTACTTGTCTAGCCCTGGACAACATTTTTTTCCCTGATTTCCAAAAGAAAAAGGTTGTCCGGCCCATCTTTATCATCGGCCATCCCAGAAGCGGCACCACCTTCCTCCACCACCTGCTCACCTCTGGAAAAAACACAGTGGCCTTTAAGGCCTGGCACCTGCTCTTTCCGGCGCTTTGCGCCCGAGTCCTGCTTAAGCCCCTGGTTAACTCACTGGTAAAAAAAGGGAAAAGCGAAATCATGCCGGACTGGACCGGCCACCAGATGGCCCTGGAGAAGACCGACGAAGAAGAGATGCTCTTCCTGCATACCTACGACACCCAGTTTATCCCCATCGGCATCCTTGGCTTTGATGACCGGGAGTATCCGGAACTTCGTTATAATGACCAGCAACCTTACGAATACAGGATGAAGTCCATGCGCTTTCTGGACGGCTGCTTCAAGCGGCAAATCCATTACACCAGCAAGCAGCAGATCATTGCCCAGACCCACTTTTCAACCCACCGGCTTAAGACCATGCTGGAGTTTTACCCGGATGCCAAATTTATTTACATCCTGCGCAGCCCCTATCATGTGGTGCCATCCTACCTCTCCCTTCTACACAACTCCATCAAGTTCCGCTGGGGAATAGAGCCGGTGCCGGAGGAGATCCTGCAGCGCTATTACCAACGGCGTTACCAGGCCATCATCGATCTCTACCGCTACTTTGACACACTGCAAAAAAACAATAAACTCCCCTCAGATCGGGTTATGGTGTTGCCCTACGATCTGCTGATTTCAGATCTGACAGGAGCAGTACAAAAAATTGTCGATTTTACAGGAATCGAATTTGATGACCATCTCCGGCAGCAGGTGACTCAAAGGGCCGGCAGCCAGAAAAAATATCAAAGGAAACATCAAGTCATGGACCTCAAGGAGTTCGGGCTGACAGAAGAAATGATCACCAGGGATTTTGACTTTATCTTAAAAAAAAGCGAATCATAATCTTAGCTTCGCAGCGGATACTTTAATCGGCAGAGGGAAATGCCACTCCCTGCTGGGCGTACCCCCCGTCAAGATCGACAACCGCCCCTGTCATCCAGGAGGCCTGATCAGATACCATAAATCCGGCAAGTTCGGCAATATCCTCTGCCCTGCCCACCCGACCGAGGGGATGATATTGCCCGAAACCAGCCATGAGTTTGGCCGACTCTTCCTTTCCAAATCTTTGCGCATGGTCGCCTGTCCCAAGGCTCCCTTAATTACACTGTACAGGGGCAAGCCAAGCATATGACGGCTGGCGGCGGCCGAACCGATATTGACGACAATCCCCTTTGAAACCTTTAAATATGGGAAGGCGCGAACAGTGAGTTCAAGCGTGTTGGTCAGATTGGCGTTAATCCCGGCTTGCAACTGCGCGTAGGCCATATCCTGTAAAGGCATGGGCACAATTGAAGGCCTGCTCAGTGCATTATTGACCAGGATATCCAGCCCGCCATGCCTTTCGTCAATCAGTGCGAGCAAAGGCGCAATTGTTGATTGGTTGTCGATATCAAAACAGCACGGAAAGGCTTGTCCCCCGCACTTAACTATTTCCTCCGCTACCCTTTCCGCCGAGGCCAATGTGCGACTGGTAATTGCCACGCGGGCGCCAAGACTGGCAAGGTGAAGGGCGATTCCCTTGCCGATCCCGCTTGAACTTCCTGTGACCAGGGCTATTCGGCCATGTAACTTTTTCATCAAAGTTCCCTTTCTTACTCTCTTGCGGGAAGTGGTCTTGGCGCAATACCCTGGTAATCAATATCATTGCATTGCAGCGGGAAAAATGCCTCAGGAGGGTTGTCAGCCGCCTCGGCATAACAGGCATGAACACCGGAATTCACCATCATGCTAGATATTCGATATATTTCTGTAGCATTAAAGCCTAAATCACAAAGAAAAGCCGTAAGGTATCCAGCTAAGTTCATACTTTCGTTGAATTTTTCACCAATGACTGCCTCAAGTTCGAGTGCAAGTTTAAGATGATCTCCTTTGCCGAAGTCTAATTGCTTTGCAGTTCGTAACATTGCCGCGACGCGCTCATCTCCTTTAGCCACGGGACGCCCATACCCAACGATGTTTGGAGGAGAAGTCGGACGACGTTGATGTTTACTTATAATCTCCTCAGCTGAGAGGCCATTCTTGTGCATTTCCAGGGCCTCTGATATAAAATTTGTTGCCGCTAAAAGTGTGCCCGGCCCATACATATTTGAATCAGATGCAAGAGTCCCACTGCAAACCGCAGCAACTGGTGAACAGCGTAGTGTTCCAGCTAAACTGCCGATCTGATTACACCACACTCGGGCATCAGGCCAGCTCAGGCAAATAAAGAGTGCCTCAAACCAGTCTGCAATCCTACGCTCAGGCAAACGACCAGTAACATTAAGGATTAGAACCTGAAAAAACGTTGTGCTTCCCACCAGATCATCCAACATGGAATAGCCGCAATTATAAACAGCCTCGCCAATTATCCAGCCGCCCCTCTTAGTGAGTATTCGACCCCGAAGGCTATCCCAGAAAGAGGTATCAACTCCCATGTTATTTCCCGGCGGCTTCATCAATAACGTAATTTTTTTCATCCAGAAAAGGCATGCTGGAGATAGGTTTGTTCAACATCTCCAGGCTATGAGCTAATAATCCAGGTGCACACATAATTTGATACAACCCGCCCCCCGCCCTTGGAGGCAAACCGAGGTCACAGAGAACAGCTCCAGCAAGACCTGTACTCAACCAACCCATTTCATGCGGTTTCAAAACATTAACAAAATCATTCCCCCACTTAATAGCAGGGCCACATGCAGACAATTTACTTAATATCAAGGATATTTCTTGAGCTAAAGGATCAATCCCACCAAAACGAGAGCCAAAACCTGGGGCAATATGCCAATCGCCATCACTCTCACCACCCTTTTTTTCCATCAAAAGAGTATTGGCAACCAAATCGGGAGACAATTTCATATTCTTCCGAAAAAATCGAATACTCTCCTCAACCTCTTCAGCCCCAAGGTGTTTACCGCTCAAAACAGAGAGAGAAATTGGCAAAAGATGTACTGGCTTTGTACGGCTCACAGCTGCATTCATCCCAGCCCTTGTGGCAGGATTCCTAGGACCGAGATTGATCAACGCAACCATTAATGTTTCTAAAAGCTTTCCTTGCGCTCGGGTCGGTAACTCGCCGGTAAAAAGAAGATAAAGCACGTCTACATAACCACGATTCTGAATAAGTTCCAATTGATCGTAGCCGTGGCATAGACATTTTTCGGCTAAATATGGGTTAGTGGAAGAAGGCAATTCATTCCAGATTTTTGTAACAGTCCTGACATTAAATCCTTCTGATGCTCTTTTCGCTTCCTTGATTTGTTTTCTTGCCATAACTTAGATTAATAGCTCCAGCGCACTTCCGCCCAGACTGCCCGGCTCTCCATTGGGTAGTCATTGGTAATATAGGCCCCGTAAGCTCCGGCACCGGCAACATACGGGCTAGACTCCCGGATATCCTCGTTAAAGAGGTTCCGTACCGCTAGGGCCAGATCCACACGGTCAAGGACATTGGTACGCCGCAGAGTCAGGTTGACAAGCTCATAATCTTCAATATCTGGCCGGGGATCGCCGCTGGCCCGGCGCCGACCGGCCACCCAGTAAAACTGGCTATCCAGAGACCAGTCATTGGCAAAGGTCCAATGGGGATTGACATACAATTGCTGGGAAGGGGCATCGTTGGTGAGCTCACCGGTTTGCCGATCCTTGGAGCGCTGAAAGGCGTAGTTACTGCTGACTCGTAAGCCCTCCGCTACCTGCCATTCGGCTTCCACCTCAAAACCTTGCCCCTCCTGGTCCTTATAATTCTGGGCCTGTAAGATGCCGGGCGTGGCCGGATCAGCGACATATTCAATCAGGCCGTCAATGGTGTAGGTAAAAAGGTTGAGCTTAGTGCTCAAGTTGGTGGTGGGCTGATAGTCAAAGGCCAACTCATAGGTGTCAATGGTCTCCGGTTTCAGGTTCGGATTCCCCTTTGCCTGAGCGTTGTTCTGGAAATACTGCTCGCCAAAACTTGGCGCCCGGTAGGCCCGGCCGTACATAAGCTTGGTGGTCAGGTCATAGCGGGTCTCCCAGACCAGAGCGGCCCTGGGATTGGTGGTGGAACCGAAATCGTCATAATAGTCATAACGCACCCCACCCGTCAGAGTCCATCGTCTGGCAAAGTTCCACTCATCCTGCACTGAGATATTCCAGAGTTTGCGGCCGTGGTCCTCCATAAAGTTATACGGCGTGTTCTTGATGTTAACCAGTGGTCCATACTGTACCGCTACGCCAGAGCCAAAGTTCTTAAACTGGTCCGTATCCGTGTCAAAAAACTTCCAGCCCAGAGAAACCCGCCAGAGATGATCGAGTAAGCCTTTATAAAGAGCAGTAGTCTCCAGGCCGGTGTACTTAGTTTCGGCAATAGGATTGCCCAACATATAGGCCGGATACGTTGGTGTGGTAAGCTCAAAAAAGTTATTGGATTTGTTGTAGACCGAATACAGCCGTAGGCTCAGATCCAGATCGTCGCTGAAAAACTTCTTATCCCGATACTCCAGATCACCCATAAAACCGCGACTGTCATTTCCACTGTTATAGGTAATCACCTGCGTGGCACCGGGTCCCATACCGGCATTTTCTTGCCAGTAACCATAGAGCTTCAGGCTGAAGTTGTCTTTACGCAAGCCCCAATGGGTGGTCACCAGATCATACTCGGTATCCAGATGACCGGGGGTGTTGGAAAAGGCGGAAGCCCCGATGGCGTCGAGATAGTCACGACCTACCACCCGGTTGTTGTCGCCGCTGGTCTTCTGGGTCTCCACACTGCCGTAAAGATCCCAGCCGGCGTAAATGCCGCCGTGCTGGAGCCAGAGATCCGAGGTGTTAAAAGAGCCATAGCGCATCCCGGCCTTAGTGCCGTCGATTTCAATGCCGTCCTTGGTAATCACGTTCACCGTGCCGGCAAAGGCGTCCGCCCCATGTACGGCCGAGCCCGGCCCCCGCACCACCTCGACCCGGGAGATCATGGCCACTGGCATGTGAAAAAGATAGGGACGGGTTCCTGTAATTGTTTCACTCAAAGGAATGCCATTGATCAGCAGAAGGACCTGGGGGTTGACACTGGTATGGATGCCGCGGACCGACCAGATGGAAGACATGTAGGCGGAATTGGAGGGGGCGACATGCAGGCCGGGCACGGTCTCCAGGATCTCATCCAAGGTGGTGGCCCCGATCTCTTCAATATCCTCCTTACTGATCACCGAGGCAACCGAAGGGGCCAAATGCACAGGGATCTGGGAGCCAGTGGCGGAAACCAGCAAGCGGTCGGCCCGATAGACATCCTCCTCTTGGGGACCACTGCCAAAGATCTTTTCAAAGGCGGAAATCTCTTCCGGGGAAACAGCTGACTGGTTGGATTTGGCTCCTGCAACCATTGGATAACTCCCTAATAAGATAGCCGCAGTCATGAGTAGTGCTTTTTTCATTATTTCTCTCCTCAATTGCTGTTGAGTAGGTCCGACTTTTACTGGGGGGTGAGCAAATTCAAATTTACAGGAAGAGAGGTCCCGGTATTTCAGATAGTCAAGTCATCTCCACCTTACAAAGAGTCTAGATGTCCAAAACAACTTAAGTCAAGATTTTTTATGAATAGAGTTGCCTGACAAGGACAACTAGCGCAGCCAGTAGACAACATAACAACCAACAAGACAGCGGATAATAGTTTTATGGAGTTCCTTATTCTCATAGAGAATTCCCATCCCATTCGTGGTTGGGATCTGATTACTCTGTTTAAGATTACCATGGGACAAGACACAAGCCCCCCGAAGAATGTAATTTCAGACAAAAAAATAACGAGAAGAATGCAATAACGAAAAATTAATATAATTTAGATCTGTCAGTTTAAAATATTTTCCACTAAACAGAGCGTTTTGAGGAGATTTTAGTCCAATTGGCTACAACATTTTTTGAGTTATTGCGGATGGCAAAAAGGTCACTTAAACAAAAAAAAAGGAGTTAACCGAAAACGGCTAACTCCCTATTTTTACTGGCTCCTCGAGCAAGACTCGAACTTGCGACAAGGTGATTAACAGTCACCTGCTCTACCAACTGAGCTATCGAGGAACACAAATTATCGCTCAGCAACAGCCGGGCAATATAGCAACTCAGAATTAAGTCGTCAACACTTTTAGAACAAAATTTTCCCTTGACGTTTGCAGGGGGATAAGCTATTTAGTCTACTTCTGTTTCGTGTCGGGGCGTAGCGCAGCCTGGTTAGCGCGCCTGCCTTGGGAGCAGGAGGTCGAGAGTTCGAATCCCTCCGCCCCGACCACACAACTAACCAATTATTAGAAGGGGTTACCGATTTAATGCGGTAACCCCTT
It includes:
- a CDS encoding TonB-dependent receptor, with protein sequence MKKALLMTAAILLGSYPMVAGAKSNQSAVSPEEISAFEKIFGSGPQEEDVYRADRLLVSATGSQIPVHLAPSVASVISKEDIEEIGATTLDEILETVPGLHVAPSNSAYMSSIWSVRGIHTSVNPQVLLLINGIPLSETITGTRPYLFHMPVAMISRVEVVRGPGSAVHGADAFAGTVNVITKDGIEIDGTKAGMRYGSFNTSDLWLQHGGIYAGWDLYGSVETQKTSGDNNRVVGRDYLDAIGASAFSNTPGHLDTEYDLVTTHWGLRKDNFSLKLYGYWQENAGMGPGATQVITYNSGNDSRGFMGDLEYRDKKFFSDDLDLSLRLYSVYNKSNNFFELTTPTYPAYMLGNPIAETKYTGLETTALYKGLLDHLWRVSLGWKFFDTDTDQFKNFGSGVAVQYGPLVNIKNTPYNFMEDHGRKLWNISVQDEWNFARRWTLTGGVRYDYYDDFGSTTNPRAALVWETRYDLTTKLMYGRAYRAPSFGEQYFQNNAQAKGNPNLKPETIDTYELAFDYQPTTNLSTKLNLFTYTIDGLIEYVADPATPGILQAQNYKDQEGQGFEVEAEWQVAEGLRVSSNYAFQRSKDRQTGELTNDAPSQQLYVNPHWTFANDWSLDSQFYWVAGRRRASGDPRPDIEDYELVNLTLRRTNVLDRVDLALAVRNLFNEDIRESSPYVAGAGAYGAYITNDYPMESRAVWAEVRWSY
- a CDS encoding citrate synthase; its protein translation is MARKQIKEAKRASEGFNVRTVTKIWNELPSSTNPYLAEKCLCHGYDQLELIQNRGYVDVLYLLFTGELPTRAQGKLLETLMVALINLGPRNPATRAGMNAAVSRTKPVHLLPISLSVLSGKHLGAEEVEESIRFFRKNMKLSPDLVANTLLMEKKGGESDGDWHIAPGFGSRFGGIDPLAQEISLILSKLSACGPAIKWGNDFVNVLKPHEMGWLSTGLAGAVLCDLGLPPRAGGGLYQIMCAPGLLAHSLEMLNKPISSMPFLDEKNYVIDEAAGK
- a CDS encoding sulfotransferase encodes the protein MFTFYYRSVITSWKIYGLGKVFFAHLIGEFFLRSIAFTCLALDNIFFPDFQKKKVVRPIFIIGHPRSGTTFLHHLLTSGKNTVAFKAWHLLFPALCARVLLKPLVNSLVKKGKSEIMPDWTGHQMALEKTDEEEMLFLHTYDTQFIPIGILGFDDREYPELRYNDQQPYEYRMKSMRFLDGCFKRQIHYTSKQQIIAQTHFSTHRLKTMLEFYPDAKFIYILRSPYHVVPSYLSLLHNSIKFRWGIEPVPEEILQRYYQRRYQAIIDLYRYFDTLQKNNKLPSDRVMVLPYDLLISDLTGAVQKIVDFTGIEFDDHLRQQVTQRAGSQKKYQRKHQVMDLKEFGLTEEMITRDFDFILKKSES
- a CDS encoding SDR family oxidoreductase, yielding MAGFGQYHPLGRVGRAEDIAELAGFMVSDQASWMTGAVVDLDGGYAQQGVAFPSAD